The following coding sequences are from one Formosa haliotis window:
- the rny gene encoding ribonuclease Y: MENSIILIAGGALLGVIIGFIIAKTLEKNNASKVLSDARSEAEKIIKDAKNDGESIKKDKILQAKEKFIELKSEHEKVILSRDKKIGDAEKRTRDKESQVSNELSKNKKLNQEYEAKLKDYNQRLDFLDKKQEEIERLHKSQIDQLEVISSLSAEEAKSQLIESLKGEAKNDALSYIQDTVEEAKLTAQQEARKIIINTIQRIGTEEAVDNCVSVFNIESDDVKGRIIGREGRNIRAIEAATGVEIIVDDTPEAIILSCFDSVRREVARLSLHKLVTDGRIHPARIEEIVKKTRKQIEQEIIEVGKRTVIDLGIHNLNPELIKMVGRMKYRSSYGQNLLQHSREVAKLCGIMAAELGLNPKLAKRAGLLHDIGKVPDAEADMETPHAILGMQWAEKFGEKDDVCNAIGAHHDEIEMKSLLAPIVQVCDAISGARPGARRQVLDSYIQRLKDLEDIAFGFTGVKKAYAIQAGRELRVIVESEKVNDQNAADLSFSISQKIQTDMTYPGQVKVTVIRETRAVNIAK, encoded by the coding sequence ATGGAGAACTCAATTATATTAATTGCAGGAGGCGCGTTACTCGGCGTCATAATTGGCTTTATAATAGCTAAGACTTTAGAAAAAAATAATGCATCGAAAGTCCTTTCTGATGCTAGAAGTGAAGCCGAAAAAATTATAAAAGATGCCAAAAATGATGGTGAATCCATTAAAAAAGACAAAATATTACAAGCTAAAGAAAAGTTTATTGAACTTAAATCTGAGCATGAAAAAGTAATTTTAAGTCGCGATAAAAAAATAGGAGATGCAGAAAAACGCACGAGAGACAAAGAATCTCAGGTGTCGAATGAGTTATCTAAAAACAAAAAATTAAATCAAGAATACGAAGCTAAATTAAAAGACTACAATCAGCGTTTAGACTTTTTAGACAAGAAACAAGAAGAAATAGAGCGTCTTCATAAAAGCCAGATTGATCAATTAGAAGTTATATCTAGTTTATCTGCAGAAGAAGCCAAATCGCAATTAATTGAATCTTTAAAAGGCGAAGCTAAAAATGACGCCTTATCTTATATTCAAGATACGGTAGAAGAAGCTAAACTTACCGCACAGCAAGAAGCAAGAAAAATTATTATAAACACCATTCAGCGTATTGGTACAGAAGAAGCAGTAGACAACTGTGTATCTGTATTTAATATCGAATCAGACGATGTAAAAGGTCGTATTATTGGTCGTGAAGGAAGAAACATTCGTGCTATTGAAGCTGCAACTGGTGTAGAAATTATTGTAGATGATACGCCTGAAGCTATTATTTTATCTTGTTTCGATTCTGTACGACGTGAAGTTGCACGTTTATCGTTACATAAATTAGTTACAGATGGTAGAATTCACCCTGCTCGTATTGAAGAGATTGTTAAAAAGACAAGAAAACAAATCGAGCAAGAGATTATAGAAGTTGGTAAACGTACGGTAATCGATTTAGGTATTCACAATTTAAATCCGGAGCTTATTAAAATGGTTGGACGAATGAAATATCGTTCGTCTTACGGACAAAACTTATTGCAACACTCACGTGAAGTTGCTAAGCTTTGTGGTATTATGGCTGCAGAATTAGGGTTAAACCCGAAATTAGCCAAGCGTGCCGGTTTATTACACGATATAGGAAAGGTGCCAGATGCAGAAGCCGATATGGAGACGCCTCACGCTATTTTAGGAATGCAATGGGCTGAGAAATTTGGTGAAAAAGACGACGTGTGCAATGCTATTGGAGCGCACCACGACGAAATAGAAATGAAGTCCCTTTTAGCACCAATAGTTCAAGTTTGTGATGCTATTTCTGGAGCTAGACCAGGTGCTAGACGTCAGGTATTAGACAGTTATATACAACGTTTAAAAGATCTTGAAGATATTGCATTTGGTTTTACAGGTGTTAAAAAAGCCTATGCTATACAAGCCGGAAGAGAATTACGTGTAATTGTTGAAAGTGAAAAAGTTAACGATCAAAACGCAGCTGATTTATCATTCAGCATTTCTCAGAAAATCCAAACAGATATGACCTATCCTGGTCAGGTAAAAGTGACTGTAATTAGAGAAACTAGAGCTGTTAATATTGCTAAGTAA
- a CDS encoding cell division protein ZapA, with protein sequence MSEMLKIKLSIANRVYPLTIAPEQEEGLRKAAKNIEAMITQFEQSYSVRDKQDVLAMCALQFATQVEQKQIDKESVSEHVEDKLNALNRLLHEQLNS encoded by the coding sequence ATGTCAGAGATGCTAAAAATTAAACTTTCTATTGCTAATCGAGTATATCCTTTAACTATTGCTCCAGAGCAGGAAGAAGGTTTACGAAAAGCAGCTAAGAATATTGAGGCTATGATTACGCAATTTGAGCAAAGTTATTCTGTTAGAGATAAGCAAGATGTGTTGGCCATGTGTGCGTTACAATTTGCAACTCAAGTAGAACAAAAACAAATAGATAAGGAATCTGTAAGTGAACATGTAGAGGACAAGCTTAACGCTTTAAATCGATTATTACATGAACAATTGAATTCTTAA
- a CDS encoding M23 family metallopeptidase, with protein sequence MRIPFLLLFFIPFVLFSQNPYPQDYFNNPLDVPIVLAGTFAELRSNHFHSGMDIKTQHREGLKVLASAEGFVSRIKISPFGYGKALYITHPNGYTTVYAHLSKLAPKIEAYLKEQQYEKESYSIELFPPIKALLVQQGELVAYSGNTGSSAGPHLHFEIRDKNEHPINPMLFGINTKDTTKPIISNLYAYPIGENSQVNKSDSKQKIRLIKQADGNFITEPIEAVGKIGFGIETVDRQDLARNNNGVYNIQTKVNGQPNFEIDFSTFSFDETNDINRLIDYQIYKADKDRIQKLFIDTNNSLSLYKNTTDNGYLSVTDSTSLVYKIKVSDFEANETWVTVSIDGKHSPDVLKQSPKVTPHYIYENKASTLTEGNVTVNFYKHTFYDDFFLDFQVSNDTLTLGPEGHAARKNFNIAFDISKYNEADKSKLFIAELVGYRKTPSYSKTTRHDNTLSTYTKDLGIYTLVSDTMAPKITPLNFKNEQWISTLNTLKVKITDDLSGISDYRATINGKWILMEYEYKNNTLTYDFSDNISTDTTNDFKIIVTDNVGNSSTFEARFHRK encoded by the coding sequence ATGCGAATCCCTTTTTTATTACTTTTTTTTATTCCTTTTGTACTTTTTTCACAAAACCCATATCCTCAAGATTATTTTAATAATCCGTTAGACGTTCCTATTGTACTAGCCGGTACTTTTGCCGAGTTACGCTCAAATCATTTCCATTCGGGTATGGATATTAAAACACAACATCGGGAAGGATTAAAAGTATTAGCTTCAGCCGAAGGCTTTGTAAGTCGGATTAAAATTTCTCCTTTTGGTTATGGTAAAGCGTTATACATTACGCACCCAAACGGGTATACTACGGTATACGCCCATTTATCAAAATTAGCACCCAAAATTGAGGCTTACCTTAAGGAACAACAATACGAAAAGGAATCGTATAGCATCGAGCTCTTCCCTCCTATTAAAGCGCTTTTAGTACAACAAGGCGAACTTGTTGCTTATAGCGGAAATACGGGAAGTTCTGCTGGCCCTCATTTACATTTCGAAATTAGAGATAAAAATGAACACCCTATAAACCCCATGTTGTTTGGCATTAATACTAAAGATACCACCAAACCAATTATTAGTAATTTATATGCCTATCCTATTGGCGAAAATTCTCAAGTCAACAAATCGGATAGTAAACAAAAAATACGATTAATTAAACAAGCAGACGGGAATTTTATTACCGAACCTATTGAAGCCGTTGGGAAAATTGGCTTCGGAATAGAAACCGTAGACCGTCAAGATTTAGCTAGAAATAACAATGGTGTGTACAACATCCAGACAAAAGTTAATGGCCAACCAAATTTTGAAATTGACTTTAGTACCTTTTCTTTTGATGAAACAAACGACATAAACAGGCTTATAGATTACCAAATTTATAAAGCCGATAAAGACCGCATTCAAAAACTATTTATAGACACTAATAATAGTCTAAGCCTATATAAAAACACTACCGACAATGGGTATTTAAGTGTTACAGACAGCACCTCTTTAGTTTACAAAATAAAGGTGAGCGATTTTGAAGCCAACGAAACTTGGGTTACCGTATCTATAGATGGAAAACATAGTCCAGATGTTTTAAAACAATCACCAAAAGTGACTCCTCATTATATATACGAAAATAAAGCTTCAACATTAACTGAAGGCAATGTCACTGTAAACTTCTATAAACATACTTTTTACGATGATTTCTTTTTAGATTTTCAAGTCTCTAACGATACCTTAACCCTAGGACCAGAAGGTCATGCTGCTCGAAAAAATTTCAATATCGCTTTTGATATTTCAAAATATAACGAAGCCGACAAATCAAAATTGTTTATTGCAGAACTTGTAGGCTACAGAAAAACACCCAGTTATTCTAAAACCACACGTCACGACAATACCTTGTCTACCTATACAAAAGATTTAGGAATATATACTTTAGTCTCAGATACTATGGCTCCAAAAATTACACCTCTAAATTTTAAAAACGAGCAATGGATTAGTACCTTAAATACATTGAAAGTAAAAATTACCGATGATCTTTCAGGCATTTCAGATTATAGAGCAACCATTAATGGAAAATGGATTTTGATGGAATACGAATATAAAAATAACACCCTGACTTACGATTTTAGCGATAATATAAGTACAGATACCACCAACGATTTTAAAATAATAGTAACCGATAATGTAGGAAATAGTTCTACATTTGAAGCTAGGTTTCACAGAAAATAA
- a CDS encoding TonB-dependent receptor, protein MKTFFTHKRFLLQIVYVLIPFLGLSQNGTLQGVILDELKQPIPNVNIKAGTTGTLSNENGFYTIKIPDNKDVTVVYSHLSFKSVTASFHLKDGEVFEFNPILNTNVEQIETVVLSGRKRKDVQGIVNLNPAEIRKIPGANPGVENLLKTLPGVSSNNELSTQYSVRGGNYDENLVYVNGIEVYRPFLVRSGQQEGLSFVNSDMVQNVDFSAGGFQAKYGDKLSSVLDITYRKPVNFRVNADLSLLGGSLSVEGVSKDSKFTSLVGMRYRDNSLLVDAKETETNYDPKFADIQAYFTYQFTDKFSLNFLGNATINKYNYEPETRQTNFGTLDNPLALLVFYEGQEKDAYQTLFGALQATYEVSDKLKLHLVGSTYHTTEEEYFDILAQYRLGEVNNNIGDENLGDVEFSHGIGGQLNHGRNDLDALISTIEHKGSYTSNGNDFDWSVKFTNEDIRDRLVEWEVIDSAGFSINPPKFRNPNNQPYEPYEGPLVAFQNVRATNHTSIDRIQAYLQWSRRFELGDAEVWANAGVRSHTWTVSGEDIEKNTQTVISPRAQFAIKPNWKHDMLFRVSGGVYYQPPFYRELRDSSGTVIPDVKAQKSIHFVAGNDYSFQIWERPFKLTTEAYYKKLTDVNPYTVENVRIRYRADNNAEAYAYGLDLRINGEFVPGTESWFSFGYLKTEENIDDRGYIARPTDQRLKFAALFQDYVPKLPAMKMYLNLVYNTGLPGGSPSYADPYDYQNRLPDYKRADLGLQYVIVDVNENFENGWKKPFKYLSVGFEIFNVFDVQNSITNTWVRDVYSKRQYAIPNYLTPRVFNVRTTMQF, encoded by the coding sequence ATGAAAACATTTTTTACTCACAAGCGTTTTTTACTGCAAATCGTATATGTCCTTATACCGTTTTTAGGACTCTCTCAAAATGGAACTTTGCAAGGGGTTATTCTAGATGAATTAAAACAACCTATACCTAACGTAAATATTAAAGCCGGAACAACAGGAACGCTATCTAATGAGAATGGTTTTTACACCATTAAAATTCCTGACAACAAAGATGTTACAGTTGTTTATTCACATTTATCATTTAAGTCTGTAACTGCTAGTTTTCATTTAAAAGATGGTGAAGTTTTTGAATTTAACCCCATTTTAAACACCAATGTAGAGCAAATTGAAACCGTTGTTTTATCTGGTAGAAAACGTAAAGATGTACAAGGTATTGTGAATTTAAATCCTGCCGAAATACGTAAAATTCCAGGCGCAAATCCAGGGGTTGAAAATCTATTAAAAACACTTCCGGGTGTAAGCAGCAATAATGAATTAAGTACTCAATATTCTGTTCGTGGTGGAAATTACGACGAGAATTTAGTTTACGTAAATGGCATAGAAGTGTATCGCCCATTTTTGGTGCGTTCTGGGCAACAAGAAGGTTTAAGTTTTGTAAACAGCGATATGGTACAAAATGTAGACTTTTCGGCGGGAGGATTTCAAGCTAAATACGGCGATAAGCTATCTTCTGTTTTAGATATTACCTACCGTAAACCTGTAAATTTTAGAGTTAATGCCGACTTGAGCCTGCTTGGTGGAAGTCTTTCTGTAGAAGGTGTTAGTAAAGATTCAAAATTCACTTCGCTTGTTGGTATGCGTTACAGAGATAATAGTTTATTGGTAGACGCCAAGGAAACTGAAACCAATTACGATCCTAAATTTGCAGATATTCAAGCGTATTTCACATACCAGTTTACAGATAAATTCAGTTTGAATTTCTTAGGGAATGCAACCATTAATAAGTACAATTACGAGCCAGAAACGCGCCAGACAAATTTCGGAACTCTAGATAATCCCTTAGCCTTACTTGTTTTTTACGAAGGCCAAGAAAAAGATGCTTACCAAACGCTTTTTGGCGCATTACAGGCTACTTACGAAGTAAGCGATAAATTAAAATTACATTTAGTGGGGTCTACATATCACACTACCGAAGAAGAATATTTTGATATTTTAGCACAATACAGACTCGGAGAAGTCAACAATAATATAGGTGATGAAAATTTAGGTGATGTTGAATTTAGCCATGGTATTGGCGGACAGTTAAATCATGGAAGAAACGATTTAGATGCCTTAATTTCTACAATCGAGCATAAAGGAAGCTATACCTCTAACGGAAATGATTTTGATTGGTCTGTTAAATTTACAAATGAAGATATTAGAGACCGTCTTGTAGAATGGGAAGTTATAGATTCTGCTGGGTTTTCTATTAACCCTCCAAAATTCAGAAATCCAAACAATCAACCTTACGAACCTTATGAAGGCCCATTGGTAGCCTTTCAAAATGTTCGTGCTACAAATCATACTAGTATTGATAGAATTCAGGCCTATTTACAATGGAGTCGCCGATTTGAACTTGGCGATGCCGAAGTCTGGGCAAATGCCGGTGTGCGATCACATACTTGGACTGTTAGTGGTGAGGATATCGAAAAAAACACACAAACGGTAATTAGTCCGAGAGCTCAATTCGCTATTAAACCAAACTGGAAACACGATATGCTTTTTAGAGTTTCTGGAGGAGTCTATTACCAGCCTCCTTTTTACAGAGAATTAAGAGATTCTAGCGGTACGGTTATTCCAGATGTGAAAGCTCAGAAATCGATTCATTTTGTAGCGGGTAACGATTATAGTTTCCAAATATGGGAACGCCCTTTTAAGTTAACCACCGAAGCTTATTATAAAAAACTTACCGATGTTAATCCGTATACGGTAGAAAATGTTCGTATACGTTATCGTGCAGATAATAATGCCGAAGCTTATGCCTATGGTTTAGACCTTAGAATAAACGGTGAATTTGTTCCTGGTACAGAGTCTTGGTTTAGTTTTGGATATTTAAAAACCGAAGAAAACATAGACGATCGTGGTTATATTGCTAGACCAACAGATCAGCGTTTAAAATTTGCCGCCTTATTTCAGGATTATGTACCTAAATTACCGGCTATGAAAATGTATTTAAATTTGGTATACAATACAGGACTACCAGGAGGCTCTCCAAGTTATGCGGACCCTTACGATTATCAAAACCGCTTACCAGATTATAAACGTGCCGATTTAGGTTTACAATATGTTATTGTTGATGTAAATGAAAACTTTGAAAACGGATGGAAAAAACCCTTTAAGTATTTATCTGTAGGGTTTGAAATTTTTAATGTTTTCGATGTTCAAAACTCGATTACAAACACTTGGGTTCGCGATGTGTATAGTAAACGACAATACGCGATACCTAATTATTTAACACCTCGCGTATTTAACGTAAGAACAACCATGCAATTCTAA
- a CDS encoding FAD-dependent oxidoreductase — translation MKKVDDKDTCWTVCSDCHGQGRKRQRLRKKDRRHYQNALKQFENSKEKGPAPVRPKGPLIPCINCSGSGIIPASSYPKPDHNTYPHVAIIGSGIGGAALAVACLHRGIPFTLYERDTSFDDRAQGYGLTLQQASKAIAGLGIPNLNEGVISSRHVVHTTQGEIIGEWGNRKWVKTQNKAASKRTNIHVPRQALRNALLKQLDRHSAIQWGHQLIDIKSQKDNSITLGFKVNGDIKTEKATLVVGADGIRSTVRTILLSPQISPLRYLGCIVILGICPLDSIANTDSNLLDSATVFQTANGNERIYIMPFTANSVMWQLSFPISEQEAKALSKAGSKSLKKEAQKRTQWHTPIPQIINATQESQISGYPVYDRELLKPEVLNHAGPVTLIGDAAHPMSPFKGQGANQALLDALLLARDLTKGCGPHSDWNTNGIRKTILEDFEIEMLKRSASKVKDSAAAAKFLHSEIVLHKANEPRGRCLKKKKN, via the coding sequence GTGAAAAAGGTAGACGATAAAGATACATGTTGGACAGTTTGCTCTGATTGTCACGGTCAAGGAAGAAAAAGACAGCGGCTACGCAAGAAGGATCGCCGTCATTACCAAAATGCGTTAAAACAATTTGAAAATTCTAAAGAGAAAGGCCCTGCTCCTGTTCGCCCTAAAGGCCCGTTAATTCCATGTATAAATTGTTCAGGCTCGGGAATAATCCCTGCTTCAAGCTATCCGAAACCGGACCATAACACCTATCCTCATGTTGCTATTATAGGAAGTGGTATTGGTGGTGCAGCTTTGGCTGTAGCTTGTTTACATCGGGGTATTCCATTTACCCTTTACGAACGCGATACGAGTTTCGATGATCGGGCTCAAGGATATGGTTTAACCTTACAACAAGCAAGTAAAGCTATTGCTGGCTTAGGAATACCTAATTTGAACGAAGGGGTCATTTCATCTCGACATGTGGTTCATACAACCCAGGGAGAAATTATTGGAGAATGGGGTAACAGAAAATGGGTAAAAACTCAAAACAAGGCTGCTTCAAAACGCACCAATATACATGTCCCTAGACAAGCCTTACGGAATGCTTTATTAAAGCAACTCGATAGACATAGTGCCATACAATGGGGCCATCAATTAATCGATATTAAAAGTCAGAAAGATAATAGTATTACATTAGGTTTTAAAGTGAATGGCGACATTAAAACTGAAAAAGCAACATTGGTTGTTGGTGCAGATGGTATTAGAAGTACGGTAAGAACTATACTTCTTAGCCCTCAAATTAGCCCACTACGTTATTTGGGTTGTATAGTAATTTTAGGAATTTGTCCGCTCGATAGCATCGCAAATACAGATTCTAATTTACTTGATTCTGCCACCGTATTTCAAACAGCAAACGGTAATGAACGTATTTATATCATGCCATTTACAGCAAACTCCGTGATGTGGCAGCTAAGTTTTCCCATTTCGGAACAGGAAGCTAAGGCTTTGAGCAAAGCGGGTTCGAAATCCCTAAAAAAAGAAGCACAAAAAAGAACGCAGTGGCATACCCCAATACCTCAAATTATAAATGCCACCCAAGAATCACAGATTTCTGGTTACCCAGTTTACGATCGCGAATTACTTAAACCGGAAGTATTAAATCATGCAGGCCCGGTTACACTTATTGGTGATGCTGCTCACCCCATGAGTCCGTTTAAAGGACAAGGAGCCAACCAAGCTTTATTAGATGCTCTTTTATTAGCAAGAGACCTTACAAAAGGATGCGGACCTCACTCTGATTGGAATACTAATGGCATTCGAAAAACAATTTTGGAAGATTTTGAAATTGAAATGTTAAAGCGTAGTGCATCTAAAGTAAAAGATTCTGCTGCAGCTGCAAAGTTCTTGCATTCAGAAATTGTACTTCATAAAGCTAACGAACCAAGAGGACGATGTTTAAAAAAGAAAAAGAATTAG
- a CDS encoding metallophosphoesterase family protein, with amino-acid sequence MKFVFFSDIHANLPALEAFFEDVEQEAPDAIYCLGDLVGYNVWPNEVTHEIRKRAIPTIMGNHEEFLLKAEDKNPHSNKALTRGMLDDNHSQFLKNLPREMHLSFVMNESPFNVLLVHGSVKAINDYMVKDYPENEVLDMLTGRNAHIMLCGHTHKPFHRTIMNRGVANHVINIGSVGKPKDGDPRLCYVILEWDQENFDPSNPEAILVTFKRVRYDVEKAAKAIENSNFDAVFADALRQAK; translated from the coding sequence ATGAAATTTGTTTTTTTTTCCGATATACATGCTAATTTGCCAGCATTAGAGGCTTTTTTTGAAGACGTAGAGCAGGAGGCTCCCGATGCTATATATTGTTTAGGAGATTTGGTGGGTTACAATGTTTGGCCTAATGAAGTGACCCATGAAATTAGAAAACGAGCAATTCCTACTATAATGGGTAATCATGAAGAATTTTTGTTGAAAGCAGAAGATAAAAATCCGCATTCTAATAAAGCTTTAACACGAGGGATGTTGGATGACAATCACAGTCAGTTTTTAAAAAATTTACCAAGGGAAATGCACTTGTCTTTTGTTATGAATGAGAGTCCATTTAATGTTTTATTAGTGCATGGAAGTGTAAAAGCGATAAACGATTATATGGTTAAAGATTATCCGGAAAATGAAGTTCTAGATATGCTTACCGGTAGAAATGCACATATTATGCTTTGCGGGCATACACATAAACCATTTCATAGAACGATAATGAATAGAGGGGTAGCAAATCACGTAATTAATATTGGTTCGGTAGGAAAGCCTAAAGATGGCGATCCAAGATTATGTTATGTTATTTTAGAATGGGACCAAGAAAATTTTGATCCTAGTAATCCTGAAGCCATTTTGGTGACTTTTAAAAGGGTTCGTTATGATGTAGAAAAAGCTGCGAAAGCCATTGAGAATAGCAATTTCGATGCCGTTTTTGCCGATGCTTTACGCCAAGCAAAATAA
- a CDS encoding methylglyoxal synthase: MEIAIIAHDGKKAEMVQFLNEHRDILDQKKISLISTGTTGQKVEKAGFQVVPYLSGPLGGDAQIAARVAEGLCHMVLFFRDPLEKHPHEPDIFMLMRICDVHDVPLATNPATAELLIKAL; encoded by the coding sequence ATGGAGATCGCAATTATTGCTCACGATGGTAAGAAAGCTGAAATGGTTCAGTTTCTTAACGAACATCGAGACATTTTAGACCAAAAGAAAATTTCATTAATTTCTACCGGAACCACGGGGCAGAAAGTTGAGAAAGCAGGTTTTCAAGTGGTTCCTTATTTATCTGGCCCTTTAGGAGGCGATGCGCAAATAGCAGCACGTGTAGCCGAAGGTTTATGCCATATGGTGTTATTTTTTAGAGATCCTCTAGAAAAACATCCGCACGAACCAGATATATTTATGTTAATGCGAATTTGCGATGTGCACGACGTGCCATTAGCTACAAACCCAGCAACGGCAGAATTACTTATTAAAGCATTATAA
- a CDS encoding BadF/BadG/BcrA/BcrD ATPase family protein gives MILIVDSGSTKSDWIAVDKNGKQLLEKIRTSGINPAILSEKKLRKILKKSEALSEHKKDVSHVFFYGAGCGTEKPKQLLKGILEDFFVNAEITVDEDTMAAVYSTINTPTEAAVVCILGTGSNCSYFDGTNLHQRVKSLGWSLMDDASGNYYGKQLIRDYYFNKMPEAIRVAMADKYNLEADYIKYNIYKQPNPNAFLASFAEFMFLNKDSEYIQNLIKNGIRLFANNMIMQYKEELKTVPVHFAGSIAFFAKDEILAVAKEMNFTVGNFTRRPIEGLAKFHTNDLD, from the coding sequence ATGATTTTAATAGTTGATAGTGGTTCTACAAAATCAGATTGGATTGCTGTAGATAAAAATGGGAAACAACTTCTCGAAAAAATCAGAACAAGCGGTATTAATCCCGCAATTCTTTCTGAAAAAAAATTAAGAAAAATTTTAAAAAAGAGTGAAGCCTTAAGTGAACACAAAAAGGACGTATCTCATGTTTTCTTTTATGGTGCAGGTTGTGGAACAGAAAAACCTAAACAATTATTAAAAGGGATTTTAGAAGATTTCTTCGTAAATGCTGAAATAACAGTAGACGAAGATACTATGGCTGCCGTGTATTCTACAATTAATACACCTACAGAAGCTGCAGTAGTTTGTATTCTAGGTACAGGGTCTAACTGTAGTTATTTCGATGGTACTAATTTACACCAACGCGTAAAATCTTTAGGATGGAGTTTAATGGACGATGCTAGTGGTAATTACTACGGAAAGCAATTAATTCGCGATTATTACTTTAATAAAATGCCCGAAGCTATCCGCGTAGCGATGGCCGATAAATATAATTTAGAAGCCGATTATATTAAATACAATATTTATAAGCAACCAAACCCAAATGCATTTTTGGCTTCTTTCGCCGAATTTATGTTTTTAAATAAAGACTCTGAGTATATTCAGAATCTTATTAAAAACGGGATAAGATTGTTTGCTAACAATATGATTATGCAATATAAAGAGGAATTGAAAACTGTTCCTGTTCATTTTGCCGGATCGATTGCATTTTTTGCTAAAGACGAGATTTTAGCCGTGGCAAAAGAAATGAATTTTACCGTAGGTAATTTTACAAGACGTCCTATAGAAGGTTTAGCGAAATTTCACACTAATGATTTAGACTAA
- the gap gene encoding type I glyceraldehyde-3-phosphate dehydrogenase produces the protein MSTLKLGINGFGRIGRIAFRATLNRPDVEVVAINDLLDVNHLAYLLEYDSVHGKFDGTIEVKDGHLVVNGKHVRITAEKDPTQLKWDEAGVDIVAECTGIFTTLEKADYHIQAGAKKVVISAPSADAPMFVMGVNCEKIKATDTIVSNASCTTNCLAPVAKVLNDNFGIEEALMTTVHATTATQLTVDGPSRKDWRGGRSALLNIIPASTGAAKAVGKVIPELNGKLTGMAFRVPTADVSVVDLTVKTKKDTSLEEIKAAFKAASEGAMKGVLGYTDELVVSQDFVSDARTSIFDAEAAIELNSKFFKVVSWYDNEFGYSNKLIDLAEKVHNL, from the coding sequence ATGTCAACATTAAAATTAGGAATTAACGGATTTGGTAGAATTGGTAGAATCGCTTTTAGAGCTACATTAAACAGACCAGATGTAGAAGTAGTAGCAATTAACGATTTGTTAGATGTAAACCATTTAGCTTATTTATTAGAGTACGATTCTGTACATGGTAAATTTGACGGTACAATCGAAGTAAAAGATGGACATTTAGTTGTTAACGGTAAACACGTAAGAATTACAGCAGAAAAAGACCCAACACAATTAAAGTGGGATGAAGCTGGTGTAGATATCGTTGCAGAATGTACAGGTATCTTTACAACTCTAGAAAAAGCAGATTATCATATTCAAGCAGGTGCAAAGAAAGTTGTAATTTCTGCGCCAAGTGCAGATGCTCCAATGTTTGTTATGGGAGTAAACTGCGAAAAAATTAAAGCTACAGATACTATCGTATCTAACGCATCTTGTACTACAAACTGTTTAGCTCCTGTAGCTAAAGTATTAAATGATAACTTTGGTATTGAAGAAGCTTTAATGACAACAGTTCACGCTACTACAGCGACTCAATTAACTGTAGATGGTCCTTCTCGTAAAGACTGGAGAGGTGGTAGAAGTGCATTATTAAATATTATTCCTGCTTCAACAGGAGCTGCTAAAGCTGTAGGTAAAGTAATTCCAGAATTAAATGGAAAACTTACAGGTATGGCATTTAGAGTACCAACTGCAGATGTTTCTGTAGTAGACTTAACTGTAAAAACTAAAAAAGATACATCATTAGAAGAAATTAAAGCAGCATTTAAAGCGGCTTCAGAAGGTGCTATGAAAGGTGTTTTAGGTTACACAGATGAGTTAGTAGTATCTCAAGATTTCGTAAGTGATGCTCGTACTAGTATCTTTGATGCTGAAGCAGCAATCGAATTAAACTCTAAATTCTTCAAAGTTGTATCTTGGTACGATAACGAATTTGGATATTCAAATAAATTAATCGATTTAGCTGAAAAAGTTCACAATCTATAA